A genomic region of Alphaproteobacteria bacterium contains the following coding sequences:
- a CDS encoding efflux RND transporter permease subunit, which yields MNISNTFIDKPILASVLSLFIFIAGLISLPLMPISEYPEVAPPSVVVRAAYPGANPKVIAETVAAPLEEAINGVEDMLYMSSQATTDGNVNITVTFKLGSDADKAQQLVQNRISQALPRLPDVVRTIGVTSAKSSPDLTLVVHLFSPNDRYDMLYLRNYALLNVKDRLARIEGVGQALLFGAGDYAMRVWLDPQKVAARGLNASDVVNAIREQNIQVAAGIIGGSPAAKDVHFELPVNAQGRLQTVEEFGDIILKAGQDGSITQLKDVARLELGASEYSLRSLLNNKPAVAVPIFQSPGANAIEISDRIRAMMEELKKDFPEGVDYSIVYDPTVFVRQSIEKVIHTLLEAVALVVLVVIIFLQTWRASIIPLLAVPISIIGTFAFMHLFGFSINALSLFGLVLSIGIVVDDAIVVVENVERNIENGLKPRDAAFQAMKEVSGPIIAIALVLCAVFIPIAFISGLTGQFYRQFALTITISTVISAFNSLTLSPALAALLLKSHDAPKDALTKAMDKLFGPFFSWFNKFFRASSNNYSHGVAKILGRKSIAMMIYGGLIAATFLLFGMVPAGYVPSQDKQYLVAFAQLPGGASLERSEEVIRTMSEIALKEPGVESSVAFPGLSIAGFSNSPNAGIVFTTLKPFEERMSPNLSGAAIAASLTQKYAGIKDAFTAIFPPPPVSGLGTIGGFKLQIEDRGDAGYDELNNVMMQVQNKARMSNLLDPWSVFSSYQINVPQLDTEVNRAKAKQLGIPLTEVFNTMQIYLGSLYINDFNKFGRTFRVVAQADAPFRAHPEDILQLKVRNYNNEMVPLGAMVNVKETYGPDRAMRYNAFRSADLNGGPARGVSSGQAQEEIERILKETLPKGMSYEWTDLTYQQILAGNTALLVFPLCVLFVFFVLAAQYESISLPLAVILIVPMCLLCAITGVWIMGKENNIFTQIGFIVLVGLSCKNSILIVEFARELEIQGRSIVDAAIEACHLRLRPILMTSFAFIMGVIPLATSTGAGAEMRRDMGVAVFSGMLGVTFFGLFLTPVFYVLIRQLATRNKKQIPQQGAHHE from the coding sequence ATGAATATCTCCAACACGTTTATTGATAAACCCATTCTTGCTTCGGTTTTATCGCTTTTCATCTTTATTGCAGGGCTGATTTCGCTCCCGTTGATGCCCATTTCCGAATATCCGGAAGTTGCGCCGCCATCGGTTGTGGTGCGCGCTGCTTATCCGGGCGCGAACCCCAAAGTTATTGCTGAAACCGTTGCTGCTCCACTTGAAGAAGCCATTAACGGCGTTGAAGACATGCTGTACATGTCATCGCAAGCTACAACTGACGGTAATGTGAATATTACCGTTACGTTCAAGCTGGGTTCCGATGCGGATAAAGCGCAGCAATTGGTGCAAAACAGAATTTCGCAGGCATTGCCGCGCCTTCCCGATGTTGTGCGCACCATTGGTGTGACGTCTGCAAAAAGCTCTCCCGACCTGACATTGGTGGTGCACTTATTTTCCCCCAACGACCGCTATGATATGCTGTATCTGCGCAATTACGCGCTGCTTAATGTCAAAGACCGTTTGGCGCGTATAGAAGGTGTGGGGCAGGCATTGTTATTCGGCGCGGGTGACTATGCGATGCGCGTCTGGCTTGATCCGCAAAAGGTCGCCGCCCGTGGTTTGAACGCCAGCGATGTTGTAAATGCCATTCGCGAACAGAATATTCAGGTTGCGGCAGGTATCATCGGTGGTTCGCCCGCTGCGAAAGATGTGCATTTTGAATTGCCCGTGAATGCGCAGGGCCGTTTACAAACCGTGGAGGAATTCGGGGATATTATTTTAAAAGCAGGGCAGGATGGTTCCATTACGCAATTAAAAGACGTGGCACGCCTTGAACTGGGTGCTTCGGAATATTCGCTGCGGTCATTGCTGAACAACAAACCTGCTGTTGCGGTACCTATTTTCCAAAGCCCCGGCGCAAACGCGATTGAAATCTCTGACCGCATCCGCGCGATGATGGAAGAATTGAAAAAGGATTTCCCCGAAGGCGTTGATTACAGCATCGTGTACGACCCCACCGTATTCGTTCGCCAATCGATTGAAAAAGTTATTCATACATTGCTCGAAGCTGTGGCTCTGGTGGTGCTTGTGGTCATTATCTTTTTGCAAACATGGCGCGCATCCATCATTCCGCTATTGGCTGTACCGATTTCTATTATCGGGACATTTGCCTTCATGCATTTGTTTGGCTTCTCGATTAATGCGCTATCACTGTTCGGGCTTGTGTTGTCGATTGGGATTGTGGTGGATGACGCGATTGTGGTGGTTGAAAACGTCGAACGAAATATTGAAAACGGACTTAAGCCGCGTGATGCCGCATTTCAAGCGATGAAAGAGGTGAGTGGGCCGATTATTGCCATCGCGCTCGTGCTGTGTGCCGTGTTTATTCCTATCGCATTTATCAGTGGTCTTACGGGCCAGTTCTATCGCCAGTTTGCGCTTACCATTACCATCTCTACGGTTATTTCTGCGTTTAACTCTCTCACTTTATCGCCAGCGCTGGCGGCATTGTTGCTCAAGAGCCATGATGCGCCAAAGGACGCGCTCACCAAGGCCATGGATAAGTTGTTCGGCCCCTTCTTTAGCTGGTTCAACAAATTTTTCCGCGCCAGTTCTAATAATTATTCACACGGTGTTGCCAAAATTCTAGGACGTAAAAGCATTGCGATGATGATTTATGGTGGCTTGATTGCTGCCACGTTCTTGTTATTCGGCATGGTCCCTGCGGGGTATGTGCCATCGCAAGACAAGCAATATCTTGTTGCATTCGCGCAGTTGCCCGGTGGCGCATCGCTTGAACGCAGCGAAGAAGTTATCCGCACCATGTCTGAAATTGCATTAAAAGAGCCCGGCGTTGAAAGCTCGGTTGCGTTTCCTGGTTTATCAATTGCGGGGTTTAGCAACAGCCCGAATGCCGGTATCGTGTTTACAACCCTGAAACCGTTTGAAGAACGTATGTCGCCAAATTTATCAGGCGCTGCGATTGCCGCATCACTCACGCAGAAATATGCAGGCATTAAAGATGCGTTCACCGCTATTTTCCCGCCGCCACCTGTATCGGGCCTTGGTACAATCGGCGGATTTAAATTGCAAATCGAAGATCGCGGCGATGCCGGATATGATGAATTGAATAATGTCATGATGCAGGTGCAGAATAAGGCCCGCATGTCCAATTTATTGGATCCATGGAGCGTGTTCAGTTCCTACCAGATCAACGTGCCGCAGCTGGATACCGAAGTAAACCGCGCGAAAGCCAAACAGCTGGGTATTCCGCTGACCGAAGTATTCAACACCATGCAGATTTATCTGGGTTCACTGTATATCAACGACTTCAATAAATTTGGTCGTACCTTCCGCGTGGTCGCACAGGCCGATGCGCCGTTCCGCGCGCATCCTGAAGATATTTTGCAGCTTAAAGTGCGTAATTATAACAATGAAATGGTGCCGCTTGGTGCGATGGTAAATGTAAAGGAAACTTACGGTCCTGATCGCGCCATGCGTTATAACGCATTCCGTTCTGCTGACCTGAATGGCGGGCCGGCACGCGGCGTTTCATCGGGTCAGGCGCAGGAAGAAATCGAACGCATTCTCAAGGAAACCTTGCCAAAGGGCATGAGTTATGAGTGGACAGATTTAACCTATCAGCAAATTCTTGCTGGCAACACGGCATTGCTTGTCTTCCCACTGTGTGTGTTGTTCGTTTTCTTTGTGCTCGCCGCGCAATACGAAAGCATCAGTCTGCCGCTTGCCGTTATCTTGATTGTTCCGATGTGTCTTCTTTGCGCTATTACAGGTGTGTGGATTATGGGCAAGGAGAATAACATTTTTACCCAAATTGGGTTTATCGTCCTGGTGGGGCTGTCGTGTAAAAACTCGATTTTGATTGTTGAGTTCGCGCGCGAATTGGAAATTCAAGGCCGCAGCATTGTCGATGCAGCGATTGAAGCCTGCCATTTGCGCCTGCGCCCGATTTTGATGACATCCTTTGCCTTTATTATGGGGGTAATTCCCCTGGCAACTTCCACTGGCGCTGGTGCAGAAATGCGCCGTGATATGGGCGTTGCTGTGTTTTCGGGAATGCTGGGTGTAACCTTCTTTGGCCTGTTCCTTACGCCGGTATTTTATGTTCTCATTCGTCAGCTGGCGACGCGCAATAAAAAACAAATCCCGCAGCAAGGGGCCCACCATGAATAA